The genome window TAAAGAAAAGGATTAAGTATAAAGAAACTCGCCGAAGTAGCCACCATATAAGCTACATGTGCCCAATTATATGGTATGCTATTAATAGAAAGTGGATTTTACAAGGAAGAAAATGTGGACAGTTGTTGTAATAAGCTCCCATTTCTCTTCATATATCTTGTTAGTTTGACAAGTTTTGGGGTGTCTAAGGTTTGAATTGCTACAATGGTCTAATTTATGGAATATGCTGTCTGTCTCATGGGCAGCTTTTATGATGGATCTAGTGGGAATGAAGGGTAACCATGTAGCTTCAGCAAAACTCTCCCTCGATTCCCCTGTAACCATGGGATCAACtggtcaattttttattaacgtgttctaatttacatgtttttttccttttggtctTTCAATGGTGGCTAACTTTTCGCTTTAAGTCTCACTTTAGTGGAAAAAGTTGCACATTGAATCATGAAGAAAAGTATGAATGAAACTTGGTATTCATTaacagagaagaaaaagatTTTGCAAGGATTGTTTTTATTtcgttaaatttgctattagtccttgtacattgtgaaagttgtggatttaatccATGTACTTTCATTTGACAAATTTTAGTCCTTGTTCTTTTTGAGTTGGTCTACTTTAGtcctatactttttaaattttgaaattttgatctTAACTCGAACAGGAATTGCTAAATccatttgagttaaattcaattattaactTTGTACCATGTATACAGTTGCagatttagttcatattttaaatctctatactttttgaattttcaaattttcaaatttcagttTTGACGCAAACGACATTCGTTAATCCATTAATtggatttttagtgagtaatatgtgaaaataacaagttgacatgacattacacatatgataatatgctTGCCAcatcaaattttagaaataatataacGAATTTAACTGTTATTGTTTGGTAATGactgaattttaaatattgaaaagtatagaactaaaatgatagactaaatccacaacttttgtaaagtacaaggactaatggaaaaatttaaccttttattaaaacttaaaacttacAACTTCAACAACAAACTAAACATATAATACAACTTGGTATGTTTATTGATACATTAAAAATTCTGGGTCATTTTTCAGTATATACCTTGAATTTATTCATAGGTCCCAAACACAGTAAACTGAAGAGTAGGAATCTCATAGAATCCTAAATTCCTTTGCTGTCAACGGTGGTTCTTGAAAATTGCAATACTCTGCATCAAGCAACTAAAGAACGGGCACTCTTGATGCTGCGATCCAGCCGTGTATGGCTTCTATTATCTTCGACAGCTAGGCCTTGTGCTCCAAAACAGAAATAATGGTTCATCAACTTCTTATCAACTGAACTTTGCTTCGGATTCATTCGTGTTGTTGTTTTACCATTAAATGATGAATTCGAGTAAAAGCATCGAGCATCTAGGACACTCTTTTGATCATCCATTGATATAGGCGAGGTTGTAGAAgatactgaaaaagggcttGGAGGTGACTTAAAAGGAGCAGCTAAATGTGGCGCTGCCTGGATCACACCATGAGTTAGCCCAGCAGTAAATTTCTTCCTGCTGGATCGGCTTGGAAGATCATTGTGGAGAGCAAGGGTCCTTTTGTTGTTTGGAAGAGATACAGATTTAGTGTACTTTTCACGAAGCGGAATATGAATGTCTGGCCAGTTTCTACAAGTACTCGTAACCTCCACAGGATCATCAGTGTCTACCAATTCCATGCTAGTagcttttctttccttcttccTAGGCCAATGGAGAAAATTCTTCAGTCGTCTCGCAGTATGATTTACGGAGCTTGACTTCTTAGTATCAAACGAAGTACTCAAGTTCAAGTCGCTTAGTTCACTCAGGCACGAGCTATATTCCACGCTTTCTTTATCACAACCTGCATCGTATGTATTCTCCAAACCGGTGTACAAAAATATCTCTGCATCAGGGACTCTGAATGATGTTCCAGGACTGGCACCTACACCGTGCTCTTTCAGATGAGAAACAATAGCACTCCTTGCTACATTGTCTTGACAATTAGAGATTCCTCCAGCTGCAATTAGTTCTTTGATTAAAATTTCCGAAGATGCAGATTTAGGCCTTCTCTTGAGGAGATCCAACGGGGTCAAGCCATCAACATCACGAACATTCAGGTCAATAGATGGCACGGACATGAGTAGTTCCACCAGACTAGACTGAACATTCTCAGTTACGGCCATATGCAAAGCAGTTCTTCCATCCAAGTTTCTCACATTGATGATATCTCGAATGTCGACAACCTCACCGCATACTAATTGCTTCATCAGCTCGATCTGCTGATCTATTCTTCGGAACCCTGTGGTTCTAAAACCAGCCACAGCCACATGAAGAAAAGTATTCCCGTAATCATTCTTCACAGAGGCCAAACTCGGAGCCACTTGAATAAGGAACCCAACAACCTTTAAATAACCGCGATAAGCCGCCACATGAAGTGCCGTGTTTCCTTGATTGTCTGTAGAGGTTATGATCTCAAACGATGCAACGAGATCCTTCACTACCTGCATTTGAGAGGCAAGAAAAAAGATAACATAACAGTTTGATAAAGCTCGAAGGACATCGGTAATTGTAGCTGCCAACAACGAACTGTATTAGTCACTAATCAGTGTAATATGAGCATAATCTGAAGTATAACTGGAGCTCAGCACCATTAATACAGAGAACCTATAACTTGGGATTAACACACTACGTTACCTAAGTAGATACTGATGCTTATGAAGTTTAATCATCAGAGATGGAAGATTCAAGAGAAATTAGTGCCTTACTAACCTCTACTTGGCCTCTCCCAGAGGCAGTATGCAAGAGAGTAGATCCCTGCACATCTCTATAACCCAAAACATCAGTGCAATCCCCAAGAATCTCCCTTAAAATCTCCAAGCTCCCACCTCTTGCCGCCGCATGAACCGCTCTGTTCATCATTTCCCACTTAAAAACCGACCGAGTTTCACTCAATTCACCTTCACCACCGCCAAGGCAACCCCTGGACGACACCGCGAAATCAAGCAGCATCCTGAAAAGCTCAGAGTTTTTGCTCCTCGCCGCTGCATAAAATATATCAGTCACCCCATATTCTCCTTCTCCGAAGACAAGGAAAGGGTCTCTCTCCAACAGTTGCTTGACGAAACCCATGTCACCAGCCGAGGCAGCGGTGTACAAAAGCCAGCCACCATACCCGGCTCTTATCAAGCTATTGTTGCCTTTCTTGGTCTCGCATTCTTGAAGAAGCCTTTTGGCGACAAAAGAGCGGCATTTAGCAACATCATCGAAGTGAGCTTCATCGTCCCACACGGTCTCCAGGCGGCGGATTCTGCGGAGAGAAGTGAGCTTTATGAGGAGATTGGCGTCGAGATGGAGGAGCTCAATGACCAGGTCGTAAAGGCCATTGGCTGCTGCCCAATCGATAGGTGATGCGTACCACCATTGGTCCCCAGTGCTCTCCCAACGCAGGGGGAAGTAAGACGGGGGCATTGTAGcatcaaaattcactaaaaattatcAGATCCCACGAGATTTCAACGACCACCCAACAAAGTTTTCTTGGagaaaaacacacacacacgaAGAATCTAACTGAAActgaagaaacaaaagaaaggcAGAAGCTTGAAGATAGCTATATATCCGTAAAATTCTACATCAACCAATTAAGAACAGTTTAAAGGAAGAGAATTACAAAGGTTGGGAGCCATCAGCCATGTTTTAATTTCTAAACATGAAGGGTGAACCAATAATAAGGTTATTCAGAAAGGAAAGTTTGCGTCTGTAAAGGATTTTCTTACAGATAAACATGGGAAACAATAAGCTATTAACGTCCACACTGTTTGCAAATGGAAACAAAATACCGAtagttttttggttttttttttctttttctatggtggagaaaaaaaaagtaagcgAAATGAGTgcaaaaaatgtatatatttttcccAAAAGATTCCTCTTGTCTTGTCCGCGAAAGGGCAGTGACGCCACACAAAAGAAAAACAGTAAGTATGTAATGAACTACAATCAGAAAATTTCAGTTGGGATAAATGGGAAAATGGGATTATAGAAGAAAGGTGACAGTTGAGGTCCGCACATAATTGAcgattttccttttgattctTTTGATGAAAAAAAGATCCTTATCAAGTTTGAGGCTTCtattgtaatataataattattttaatgaataaaaagttAGAGGCAATTTCCCATTCCATTGCTTTTGATGTATCAGTTGTGTATTTATCTCCTAATTTAAGATTTGTATGAACTAGAACCGTCCGTGATCAGTATGGTGGTCGAGTTTaccaataatataaatatgaaataattctTCATGGATTTGGTGTAtgaagttttatattattagatttaataaaataaaaattagtagaGTAAAttctaaatctaaaaaaatatccTAAATCTTAAAGCATAACTATTACACCTTAAACTTTGAGACctaaaattaagagttattttatttatttcttatagttataattaattaataattaattgtatttaaataaatttattagtgtCTATTTATAagtccattttatttatttcttattttaaatgatgagatgtcatatttttatgggttaaatataaaattggtgcCTGAACTTATTCATTTATCCTAGATTGGtacttaaagttttttttaaccccatattggtacttaaactttttcTCCCTCAACTAGTTTGATATTCTTTTAATGCCATTAAATCTGAGACATGTGGCAAAATAGGATTATGACACATGGCATGGCATGATGATGTCATAATCTATTTTTCTATAGGgatgagcattcgatcgaatcgaatcgaatcgaatcgacaatttttgagttaatcgagttttcgaatatcattttatcatcttaactttatttaaagttttctcgaatcgagtcgagtgagatggaattcgaatcgaatcgaatcgaatatatttgttagagttaaattttaaaaaataattttgggtcattgtaaccactgtcacccatcgtaaaaaaatttgtccaccttaatcaaaatttttattaactttcatcaccttataatttatttattaattttttatatattggttagcttctttgcttgcttagttgtttcaattatcttcagattcttgtcactatgtattttggaattaaaaacatattaaatgtaaaaatatgatttttaataaaagttattttaaaatgaaatgtgaaattgacatcaatataaaa of Gossypium raimondii isolate GPD5lz chromosome 3, ASM2569854v1, whole genome shotgun sequence contains these proteins:
- the LOC105794539 gene encoding uncharacterized protein LOC105794539; the protein is MPPSYFPLRWESTGDQWWYASPIDWAAANGLYDLVIELLHLDANLLIKLTSLRRIRRLETVWDDEAHFDDVAKCRSFVAKRLLQECETKKGNNSLIRAGYGGWLLYTAASAGDMGFVKQLLERDPFLVFGEGEYGVTDIFYAAARSKNSELFRMLLDFAVSSRGCLGGGEGELSETRSVFKWEMMNRAVHAAARGGSLEILREILGDCTDVLGYRDVQGSTLLHTASGRGQVEVVKDLVASFEIITSTDNQGNTALHVAAYRGYLKVVGFLIQVAPSLASVKNDYGNTFLHVAVAGFRTTGFRRIDQQIELMKQLVCGEVVDIRDIINVRNLDGRTALHMAVTENVQSSLVELLMSVPSIDLNVRDVDGLTPLDLLKRRPKSASSEILIKELIAAGGISNCQDNVARSAIVSHLKEHGVGASPGTSFRVPDAEIFLYTGLENTYDAGCDKESVEYSSCLSELSDLNLSTSFDTKKSSSVNHTARRLKNFLHWPRKKERKATSMELVDTDDPVEVTSTCRNWPDIHIPLREKYTKSVSLPNNKRTLALHNDLPSRSSRKKFTAGLTHGVIQAAPHLAAPFKSPPSPFSVSSTTSPISMDDQKSVLDARCFYSNSSFNGKTTTRMNPKQSSVDKKLMNHYFCFGAQGLAVEDNRSHTRLDRSIKSARSLVA